In one window of Meleagris gallopavo isolate NT-WF06-2002-E0010 breed Aviagen turkey brand Nicholas breeding stock chromosome 12, Turkey_5.1, whole genome shotgun sequence DNA:
- the C12H15orf65 gene encoding LOW QUALITY PROTEIN: uncharacterized protein C15orf65 homolog (The sequence of the model RefSeq protein was modified relative to this genomic sequence to represent the inferred CDS: inserted 1 base in 1 codon), whose amino-acid sequence MKRGAEERSVPFRGSASTPNSDMWHRRRIPLHQGYARRILMGGTGSKTQQRSPRSAAPGSAPPPRLRRFQLLLKKCLRVQSPRKKNTSPHPPPCTKPWNPMFSCMLEPSTLLTSSSLAIPQALLLKTASYEYSTTVPTAQMLPHMCHPLEQTFPEHLLTHGSSQDSYLNTAFDRSRXYDYPNLQHTL is encoded by the exons ATGAAACGCGGGGCAGAGGAGCGCTCCGTGCCATTTAGAGGCTCCGCATCGACCCCCAACTCGGACATGTGGCACCGCCGACGTATTCCCTTGCACCAAGGCTACGCACGCCGCATACTAATGGGCGGCACAGGCAGCAAAACACAACAGCGATCACCGCGCAGCGCGGCGCCCGGCAGCGCACCGCCACCCCGACTTCGGCGTTTCCAG CTTCTGCTGAAAAAGTGCCTCAGAGTCCAatcaccaagaaaaaaaaacacatctcctcatcctcctccctgCACAAAACCCTGGAATCCCATGTTCTCCTGCATGCTGGAGCCCAGCACGCTCCTGACCAGCAGTTCTTTGGCAATTCCTCAGGCTTTGCTGCTTAAAACAGCCTCATATGAATACAGCACTACGGTACCTACTGCACAGATGCTGCCCCATATGTGTCATCCCCTGGAGCAAACATTTCCAGAACACTTACTCACTCATGGGTCATCTCAAGATAGTTATTTAAATACTGCCTTTGACAGAAGTA TTTATGACTACCCAAACTTGCAGCATACTTTGTAA